The window TGAATGATTCCAATGACCGGCAGCAGCATGATCCCGAACCAAAGCCAACCCATGGCAAGATAAGGGCGGTTGCGGGCTGGAAACAAGATGAACAGGGTGGCGCCAAGCAGCAGGACGGCAAGACAACACGCGATAGGGAATGAAATGGATGGACCCGGATGCGGATAAAAAACAGCAAGATGGATTGGGACAAAAATCTTGCCGATATACGCCGCATACGCCATTGCCGCATTGGCCAAGCGGATCGTGAGAGGAAATTCCTCGAACGATCCCACGGCGCCACCGCGTGCCTGCACGAAGACGGTTATTGCGGACGAAATCGCCGCCGCCGCGAAAAACGGTGTTTTTTCCCGAACTAGCGCCCATCCGCCTTTGCGATGAAGCGGCCAACGATCAAGCAGGAGCATGATCAGCGGAAAAGTGACGAGCATGGGCTTGGCCAGCAGACCCATGACAAACAGGGCGAGCGAAAGGACGTATCGTGAACGTTTCCGGTTGTGCGCATACGCCACATACGCCCAGAGCGACGCCATGCCGAACAATCCGCTCAGCACGTCCTTGCGTTCCGCGATCCACGCCACGGATTCGACGCGCAGGGGATGGGCCGCGAACAGGGCGGCGACGATAAGACTTCGGGTATACGCACCCGTGGCGGATGAAAGAAACAGGAATAGTACCACGGCGCTGGCCGCATGAATCACAAGGCTGGACAGGTGATGTCCGGCGGGATTCATGCCGAAGAGGGCATAATCCGCGAGATGGGAAAGCCACGTCAACGGATGCCAGTTCGCGGCATGCCCCGTCGTAAAGGCCCACCTTATGGTTGCGGGGGTCAATCCGCCGCGAACATGCGCATTCGCGGTTACATACAGGTTGTCGTCGAATGTGGTGAAATCATTCCACAACGCGGGATAAAACGCGGCCGACACGATCAGGATCAGAAACAAGATCGCAAGGACCATGCGCCCGTTCATGGCATGGCCTCTTTGATCTTTTTTAGATACGCCAATGCTCCGTCATGTCCGGGTTCATGGCGGAGGGTTTCGATGAAATGGTTTGCGGCTTCTTCATGTTTGCCGGATTCCTCCAACGCCATACCCAACAGGTAATGTGCGTCGGCGTCGTTGGGTCGCCGGTTCACGAGTTCCACAAGCGCCTGAATCGCCTCGTTGCGTTGTCCGGCGCGCAGAAGTGCGTTGGCGTAATTGAAACGCAGGTCCATATCGTCCGGGCTCAACGCGCAGGCGCTCCGCAAGGCTTCGGCGGCTTCTTGAAATCGGTTGGCCGAAGCCAGCGCAAGGCCTAGATTGGCGGCGGCGTCGGCATTGTTCGGCAGGGCCGCGGCAATCGCAGCGAATTGTTCTACGGCTTCTTGGAAATGTCCGGAACGCATGCAGGCTTTTCCCAGCAGCCGGCGAATATCCAAACGGTCCGGATTCAGCGCCAAAAAATAGCGCACGTGTGAAATGCCTTCCTCGACGTGGCCGAGTTGAAGCAGGAGCATGCCGTAATTGTTTCGAGCATCGGGATCGTCGGGCCGCAGGGTTACGGCTTTTTCAAGATACGGCGCCGCTTCGGCTTTTTTCCCGGCATTCAGCAGGCATACGCCGAGGTTCATGAGGGTATTGTGATGATCCGGGCGTATCCGTAACGAGCGATGAAACAGGTCTATGGCCGTGGAAGAATGCCCCAGTTTGTCCATGACGATGCCGAGATTGGTGATGCATTCGACATGATTCGGCTCGATCCGCAATGCCGCCTCGAATTGCCGGGCGGCATCCTCGTAACGTTCCGCGTCGAGATAGGCGCACCCAAGACTGTACAACGCCTCTTCGTTGTTGCGTGTAACGGCCAGCGCGTGCCTGAACAGCGTTTCGCTGTCCTCCCATACGCCAATCTGCTCCACGGTGCGCACGGACAAGGCCGCAAGCAACACGAAGACGGCTATGCGCAGGATGGCCGGCGGCAGGCGCCGCGCACGCCATACTTCGCCCACGCCCCATGTTGCCATGATGAACAGGCCGATGAGCGGCAGGTAGGTGTAGCGATCCGCCATGGCCTGGCGTCCAATCTGGACAAGGCCGATCACGGGAACCAGCATGCCGAGATACCAAAACCAGCCGGTGATCGCGTAGGGGATACGGCGTGCAACAAGCAACACGGCCATCGTCACGGTGAAAAGGAACAGCGCGGCGCCGAATACGACGGGGAAGGGAATCGTGTTTCCCGGATGCGGATAAAAGACGGCAAGATCGAAGGGCCGGATCGTTTTCCACAAGTAACCGGCGTAGGCAGTCGCCGCGTTGGCAATCCGCACGGGAAGGGAGTAATCGGTGAAATCGCTGACCGAACCACCGCGGGCCTGTGCAAAAAAGGCCATGAAAGAAGCCATGGCCGATAGGAGAAACCAGGGCAATTTCTCTATTACGCATTCGATCCATTGGCCACGCAACCGGTCCAACGGCCAGTAATCGAGAAGGAGCAGCACGCAGGGCAATGTTACGATCATGGATTTGGACATCAGGCCGAGCGCGAAGAGGACGGTTACGGCCGCATAACGTATCAACGATGGCCTCGCCGCATAAGCGGCATACGTCCACAAGGCGGTCATGAAGAAGAAACCGCACAGCACATCCTTGCGCTCGGCCACCCATGCGACCGATTCGACATGCAGCGGATGGATCGCGAACAAGGCCGCGACCACGAATGCGCGGTCAGGCGCGCCCGTCATCCGTCGCAGCGCAAGATAGAGAAGCAGTGTGTTTGCTGCGTGGAACACGATGTTGGTGGCGTGATGGCCGGCGGGATTCATTCCGAACAATTGCGCGTCGAGCATGTGCGACAGCCACGTGAGGGGCATCCAGTTGCTGCCGTGCAGTGTGCGGAACGCCCACGCCGTTCCCTGCCAAGTGAGGCCGGCCTGTGTTTGGAGATTGTTCGTGACGTAAAGATGATCGTCGTAATTGACGAAATCGTTGCGGAGCGCGGGAAGATAGACCAGCACCGCCACCAGGAAAAGCAGGACGGGCTCAAGTCCCTTTCGCATTCGACGGATCACGATGGTTCGCCGATCTTGCTAATCTTGCGAGGCGTCAACGCGCAGCACATGATTTTGTGCGTCAACATGGACAATGCGCGGGACATGCGCCTTCGCCTCCTCCGGCGTCATCGAGGCATAGGCGATGGCGATGATCAGGTCGCCCGGATGCCCCAGGCGCGCCGCCGCCCCGTTCAGGCATACGGTGCCCTTGCCGCGTTCGCCCGCGATGACATAGGTTTCGAAACGGTCGCCCGTGTTGATGTTCACAACCTGTATCCGTTCGTTCACGAACAGGCCCGCCGCTTCGATCAACAAAGGGTCCAGCGTCAGGCTGCCCGCGTAATTCAGATTCGCCTCCGTCACGGTGGCCCGGTGAATCTTGCTTTTCATCATCATTACGAACATCGTCTTACACCTCGCACTTGATATTGTCTATAAGCCGCGTCTTGCCGACCCACGCCGCAACCGCCAGCAGCATCGTGCCTTCGATATGTTCCAACGGTTTCATCGTGTTTGCATCCACCAGTTCCACGTAGTCAATCTGAACCTCCGCCATGCCGGCGCGGACGTGATTGATGATCTTTTTTGCATTGCGTTCGCCTGCCTGGATTAGTTCGCGCGCTGCGAAGAGCGACCGGGAAAGGCACAGACCGCGCTGACGTTCTTCCGGACTCAGATACGCGTTTCGCGAACTCATCGCGAGACCGTCCGGATCGCGCACGATCGGCATTTCGACGATTTCGATGCCCATGTCGAGATTGCGTGTCATCCGTTTTATTACGGCACATTGCTGCGCATCTTTTTGTCCAAAATAGGCCCGGTGCGGCAGCACCGCGTTGAACAGTTTCGTGACGACCGTGGCCACGCCCCGGAAGAAATGCGGGCGCGACCCGCCGCAGAGTCCCTCGCTTATTTCTTCGACGATTACGTATGTCGAATAGTGTTCCGGATACATTGTGGACGCCCGCGGGGCATAGATGATATCCATGCCAGTCTCTTCCGCAAGTTTCAAATCGGCATCAAAAGTCCGCGGATACTGGTTGAAATCCTCGTGCGGCGCGAATTGCGTCGGATTGACAAAGATGCTCAACACGGCACGATCGTTTTCCCGGGCCGCCGCGCGCATCAAGCTGGCGTGCCCCTCGTGCAACGCGCCCATCGTCGGCACGAAGCCGATCGTCTTGCCCTCCGCCCGTTGCGCAAGCGACCATGCCCGCATGGCCCCGGGCGTGTCCAGGATCGTCGGCGTGACGCGTGCTTCATTCTTCATTCATCGCTCGTCCTACTTGAATTGGTTCTCTTCCTGTGGAAACGATCCGTTCCGCACGCTCTTGACATACTCCTCGCACGCTTGTCGCATGAGTCCGCGCACGTCGGCGAAGGTTCGCGTGAACCGCGTCGTGCCCCAGCCGAGAATGTCGTGAAGCACGAGGACCTGTCCATCGCATGCCGGCCCCGCGCCAATGCCAATCGTGGGAATGGCGACGAGTTCCGTGATTTCCGCAGCTAGATCCGCGGGTATGCATTCAAGCACGATGGCGAAACAGCCGGCTTCCTCGAGTCCGCGCGCTTCATCCTTCAGGCGGATCCGGCATTCCGGCGAGCGCCCCTGAACCTTGTACCCGCCGATCTGATTGACGGATTGCGGAGTCAGGCCGATATGGCCCATGACCGGAATGCCCGCCCGGAGGATGGCCGCTATCGCCCCGCCGAACTTGTCCACGGGGCCTTCGAGTTTGACGCCCTGCGCCCCGCCTTCGACAATCAGCCGACCCGCGTTGCGCAAAGCCTCGTCGGGATTGATTTGATAGGAAAGAAACGGCATGTCGCCGATGACCATGGCGTGCTGGACCGCGCTGGACACCATGCGCGTGTGATGGACCATTTCGTCCATCGTTACCGTCAACGTGTTGGGTCGGCCCATGACGACGTTGCCGCAGGAATCACCAACCAACACGATATCAACACCGGAGGCGTCAACAATTTGCGCGGTGGGATAATCATAGGCGGTGAGCATGGCGATTTTGTCGCCCTGCTGTTTTCGCTCCCGGAGCGAAACAGCCGTAATGCGTGGCACTGTTTGATCCTCCTGAACCCGGCGTGGCGGTTCTGGGCCGCGTCTGCCGGGAATTCGTCCCAGTCCCTTGAGGGGATCCAGGCTATCAGTGATCTCGCTTCGGTCAAATGTTCAACGCATCGCGGAATGCAGCCGCGGGGGCATAAAGCGCCACCGCGCCTGCCGCCTCCGGGCACGCCGCCAAAGCCGATACCGTCTTTCCGGTCTCCGGGTCCACGGCATTCGGGGCGATTTCCGCCAGCGGCGCCAAAACAAACGCTCGATGCCGAAACGCCGGGTGCGGAATTGTGAGCACACAACTTTCCATCACGCATCTGCCCCACAGGATGATGTCTATATCAATCACCCGCGGGCCCCAGCGCGTTGCCGGCTCGCGCCCGATTTCGCGTTCGATGTCCTTTACCGTGTTCAGGAGTTCAAGCGGCTCCATCGCCGTCTCGATTTCCACAGCCAAGTTCAGGAACGCGGGCTGGTCCACGATGCCCATCGGTTCCGTTTCGTAGCACGATGACACGGTGATCAACCGAATGCCTTCATGCCGCGCCAACATCGAAACCGCTTCGCGCAACCGCGTCAGCCGGTCGCCGACATTGCCGCCCAGACTCAACAGAACCCGCATCGGGGCCATTCCACTCGGTCAACATTTGCCATAAAAATAATAGCACAGAAGGAGGAAAGATTCAAAGGAATTGTGATTCTGTCCTATCCCTATATCAGTTTCGTAACGCCCGGCATCGGAATCGGTCCCAGCGGATGCGGCCCCAGTTCGAGTTTTTCGGGGCTGAGGTCGAGTTTCGATGCGTTCATGACCCAGTCCCATTTCATGGCGCGGCCGGTATAGGCGCTCATGCGGGCCATGATAGCGGTCATCGTGCTTTCGGCGACCTGGCGCCCTTCGTTGATCGGCTGGTTGTTGCGAATGCTTCCGATGAAATCGGCATATTCCTGCACGGCCGGATCCATGGAAGGTCCGTCGTACTTGTAATTGACGCCGCCCTCGAAGTAGGCGCCGCCGAAGTCAACGTACGCGCGGGCTTTTGTGCCGACATAGCGCATGTCGTTGCGCGTGCTGACGCCGTCGGTCTGCCCGCCCATGTACTCGACGCGGACACCGTTTGGATACTCGAATTCGGCGGCAAAATGATCGTACACATCGCCGTATTCGGGCGCGGTGCGAACTTGCCGTCCGCCGTTGGCGATGCATTGCACGGGATGCGCGTTGAAGGCCCAGTTCATGAGGTCGAGGTTGTGTACGTGCATTTCGACGATGAAATCGCCCGACAGCCATGTCATAAACAGCCACCGGCGGATCTGGTATTCCATTTCGGACATGTCCGGTTTGGGTTGTTTCAAATCGCCGTACCATTCGAGCATGCCGTCGCCGATGCGCACGCACTGCCCGCCGACCAATTCGCCGATTTCGCCGTCGTGCATGCGTTTCATCGCGTCCATGATGTGCCGCGCGCGCCGCATCTGCGTGCCGGCGACCACGGAAAGGTTCTTTTCCTTCGCCTTGTCCGCCGTTTCGATGAACCCACGCACGCCAACCGGGTCCACCGCGATCGGTTTTTCGACGAAACAATGCTTGCCGGCCGCCACGGCCGCGCGGAAGTGTTCGGGGCGGAAAAAAGGCGGCGTGGTCAAAATGACGGCGTCCACGCCCGCGTCAATGACTTTCTGGTAGGCGTCGAATCCCACGAACATCTTTTCCGGCGTAACCTTGTAGATATCGTCCACCGGCAATTGGCGTTTTGCGAGATTGCCTTTGATCAATTCCGGCGCCTTGTCCATCCGATCTTGAAACAGATCGCCCAACGCGACAAGTTCGATTCCCGGCGACGACATGGCGCAATCTATGATGCCCGCGCCGGTTCCTCGGCCGCCGCATCCGATCAGACCCACGCGAACTTTGTCCGAACCTTGCGCATGCGCCCGATGCGATATCGCCACGAGCGACGCCGCGCCGGTCACCGCGGACGTTTTCAGAAAATCGCGCCTCGACACATCGTTGTTCTTCGTCTTCATGCCACCATCCTCCTTTACGGGCTTGAAGCATCAGGCTACAGGCTTGGGGGGGCTGTGATCAAGCAGGCGAAACATGGAGCGGATTATATTCTTGTTGTCCATTCCCCCCCGATTATTCTTCGGACTGTTCATCCAGAAAACGGCGCAGGCGTTCCTCGATGGGCACGACTTCGGTATAGGTCATGAGTTCGGCGCGCAGCTTTGCAATCGCATGGACGTTTTTCAGGTATCCGGCGTAATACTTTCGATGCTCAAGGACCGCGCGCCGTTCGCCCTTGTACGCGACGGCGGCATGGAGATGCCGCAGGCACGTGGCGACGCATTCGGCGAGGGATGGAGCGGGGGGGAGGCTGCCCGTCGCCAGGTATTCCTTGGCGTGCTGGAAAATCCACGGGTTGCAAATCGCGGCGCGTCCAATCATCACGCCGTCGCAACCGGTCGCGAACATCAGGCGGACGTCCTCGGGTGTGCGCACGTCCCCGTTGCCGATGAGCGGGATGGATATGACCTTGCGAATCTTTTCGAGCCATGACCAATCCGCCTGGCCCTTGTAGCCCTGTTCGCGCGTGCGGCAATGGACGGTCAACGCCTGGACGCCGCATTGCTCGACCATCCGCGCGACTTCAAGAATGCAGATGCTCTTCTCATCCCAGCCGAGGCGCGTCTTGACCGTTACGGGCAGCCGTGTGGCGCCGACGACCGCGCGAACCACCGATTCGAATTTTTTCAAGTCCCGCAGCAGACCCGCGCCATCACCGCGGTTTGCGATCTTTTTCACCCAACACCCGCAATTGATGTCAATGAAATCCGGCCTCATTTCCTCGGCAACGGCCGCGGCGCGTTCCATGCTTCCCTCGGCGCTGCCATAGATCTGCACGGCGATGGGGCGTTCGTCGTCGTTCACCTGCATCTTGTGCAACGTGCGCGTGACATCGCGGATGATCGCTTCCGCATTGGCGAACTCGGTGTAGACGATATCCGCGCCGAACGATTTGCAGATCTGCCGGAAGGGTCGATCGCCGACGCTTTCCATCGGGGCCAGCGCCAGCGGATGGTCGAGTTGAATGGTCCCGACGTGAAACATGCTCAGGAGGACGCACCTTCCTTTGGACAGACGCCGTCGCGAACCTTGCGCGTGTTCTCCATCGCGCAGAACTTGGGTCCGCACATGGAGCAGTAATGCGCGGCCTTGCCGTCGGCGGCGGGCACGGTTTCGTCGTGGTACGCGGCCGCCCGGTCCGGGTCGATCGCGAGCGCGAACTGGTCGCTCCATTGGAAATCGAAGCGCGCGCGGCTCATGGCTTCGTCATGCGCGATGGCGCCGGGATGCCCCTTTGCAAGATCCGCCGCATGCGCCGCGATTTTGTGCGCGACGACGCCTTCCCGCACGTCGTTCTTGTCGGGCAGGCCGAGGTGTTCCTTCGGCGTGACGTAGCAGAGCATCGAAACGCCGTGCCAGGCAATCAACGCGCCGCCGATCGCGCTGTTGATGTGGTCGTAGCCGGCGGCGACATCCGTCACGAGCGGGCCGAGGGTATAGAACGGCGCATCGCAACACCACGCACGCTGCTTCTCCACATTTTCCGCGATTTTGTGCAATGGCACATGGCCGGGGCCCTCGTTCATGACCTGTACGTCGAACGTCCATGCGCGCCGGGTGAGTTCGCCCTGTGTCCTGAGTTCGGCGAACTGCGCCGCGTCGTTCGCGTCGGCAATGCACCCCGCACGGAGACCGTCGCCGATGGATACCGCCATGTCGTACGCGGCCAGGATTTCGCAGATCTCGTCCCAATGGGTGAAAAGGAAATTCTCCAATCCGTGCGCTTGGCACCAGTGCGCCATGATCGCCCCGCCCCGGCTTACGATGCCTGTCTTGCGCGCCGCCGTCAGCGGGATGCAGTCCTTGAGCAGGCACGCATGAATCGTGACGTAATCCACGCCCTGTTCGGCCTGCTCAATGAGCGTGTCGCGGTAGAGTTCCCATGTGAGCGCGGCGGGTTCGCCGGCCTTTTCGACCGCCTGATACAACGGCACGGTGCCGATGGGCACGGGCGCATTGCGGAGAATGCGCTCGCGTGTCTCGTGGATGTCCGGGCCGGTCGAAAGGTCCATGACCGTATCCGATCCCCATCGGATTGCCCAGACCATCTTTTCGACTTCTTCTCCGATGGAACTCGCCA of the Candidatus Hydrogenedentota bacterium genome contains:
- the panB gene encoding 3-methyl-2-oxobutanoate hydroxymethyltransferase, which codes for MPRITAVSLRERKQQGDKIAMLTAYDYPTAQIVDASGVDIVLVGDSCGNVVMGRPNTLTVTMDEMVHHTRMVSSAVQHAMVIGDMPFLSYQINPDEALRNAGRLIVEGGAQGVKLEGPVDKFGGAIAAILRAGIPVMGHIGLTPQSVNQIGGYKVQGRSPECRIRLKDEARGLEEAGCFAIVLECIPADLAAEITELVAIPTIGIGAGPACDGQVLVLHDILGWGTTRFTRTFADVRGLMRQACEEYVKSVRNGSFPQEENQFK
- a CDS encoding aspartate 1-decarboxylase, with translation MFVMMMKSKIHRATVTEANLNYAGSLTLDPLLIEAAGLFVNERIQVVNINTGDRFETYVIAGERGKGTVCLNGAAARLGHPGDLIIAIAYASMTPEEAKAHVPRIVHVDAQNHVLRVDASQD
- the dusB gene encoding tRNA dihydrouridine synthase DusB, with amino-acid sequence MFHVGTIQLDHPLALAPMESVGDRPFRQICKSFGADIVYTEFANAEAIIRDVTRTLHKMQVNDDERPIAVQIYGSAEGSMERAAAVAEEMRPDFIDINCGCWVKKIANRGDGAGLLRDLKKFESVVRAVVGATRLPVTVKTRLGWDEKSICILEVARMVEQCGVQALTVHCRTREQGYKGQADWSWLEKIRKVISIPLIGNGDVRTPEDVRLMFATGCDGVMIGRAAICNPWIFQHAKEYLATGSLPPAPSLAECVATCLRHLHAAVAYKGERRAVLEHRKYYAGYLKNVHAIAKLRAELMTYTEVVPIEERLRRFLDEQSEE
- the panC gene encoding pantoate--beta-alanine ligase yields the protein MKNEARVTPTILDTPGAMRAWSLAQRAEGKTIGFVPTMGALHEGHASLMRAAARENDRAVLSIFVNPTQFAPHEDFNQYPRTFDADLKLAEETGMDIIYAPRASTMYPEHYSTYVIVEEISEGLCGGSRPHFFRGVATVVTKLFNAVLPHRAYFGQKDAQQCAVIKRMTRNLDMGIEIVEMPIVRDPDGLAMSSRNAYLSPEERQRGLCLSRSLFAARELIQAGERNAKKIINHVRAGMAEVQIDYVELVDANTMKPLEHIEGTMLLAVAAWVGKTRLIDNIKCEV
- a CDS encoding tetratricopeptide repeat protein, with the protein product MNGRMVLAILFLILIVSAAFYPALWNDFTTFDDNLYVTANAHVRGGLTPATIRWAFTTGHAANWHPLTWLSHLADYALFGMNPAGHHLSSLVIHAASAVVLFLFLSSATGAYTRSLIVAALFAAHPLRVESVAWIAERKDVLSGLFGMASLWAYVAYAHNRKRSRYVLSLALFVMGLLAKPMLVTFPLIMLLLDRWPLHRKGGWALVREKTPFFAAAAISSAITVFVQARGGAVGSFEEFPLTIRLANAAMAYAAYIGKIFVPIHLAVFYPHPGPSISFPIACCLAVLLLGATLFILFPARNRPYLAMGWLWFGIMLLPVIGIIQIGDQAHADRYTYLPSIGLCIAAVWLAAEVLKTISFKAVAAVAVMAPCIVLANQQTRVWRNTESLFQHTLAVTGPNKVAHMKLGCVFLQHGQLEAAAEQFEAALAIDPRYAQAMGNRGMVLLSRGKPDEARLAFETALQWQPGLLFARTNLGIALFQLGRIGPAFDCWNAVLQTAPNNPDARFNRAVAFLQLKQYAEAEADLVVAYKERPWDSSVTHALGVALLGQGKTDRARHLFEQTLRLDPNHVEAAQTLEALRKSAATPHENQPAGKGI
- the folK gene encoding 2-amino-4-hydroxy-6-hydroxymethyldihydropteridine diphosphokinase, which translates into the protein MRVLLSLGGNVGDRLTRLREAVSMLARHEGIRLITVSSCYETEPMGIVDQPAFLNLAVEIETAMEPLELLNTVKDIEREIGREPATRWGPRVIDIDIILWGRCVMESCVLTIPHPAFRHRAFVLAPLAEIAPNAVDPETGKTVSALAACPEAAGAVALYAPAAAFRDALNI
- the thiC gene encoding phosphomethylpyrimidine synthase ThiC; protein product: MNDLNDRRAPCALALGPFPQSQKAYVVGSDASIRVPVRVVETGAGPVVLYDTSGPYTDPDASIDIRKGLAPIRKDWIRARTGPRPTQMRLAREGIVTPEMEFVAIRENMRVEGAADGPITPEMVRGEVAAGRAIIPANINHPESEPMIIGRKFLVKINANIGNSALASSIGEEVEKMVWAIRWGSDTVMDLSTGPDIHETRERILRNAPVPIGTVPLYQAVEKAGEPAALTWELYRDTLIEQAEQGVDYVTIHACLLKDCIPLTAARKTGIVSRGGAIMAHWCQAHGLENFLFTHWDEICEILAAYDMAVSIGDGLRAGCIADANDAAQFAELRTQGELTRRAWTFDVQVMNEGPGHVPLHKIAENVEKQRAWCCDAPFYTLGPLVTDVAAGYDHINSAIGGALIAWHGVSMLCYVTPKEHLGLPDKNDVREGVVAHKIAAHAADLAKGHPGAIAHDEAMSRARFDFQWSDQFALAIDPDRAAAYHDETVPAADGKAAHYCSMCGPKFCAMENTRKVRDGVCPKEGASS
- a CDS encoding Gfo/Idh/MocA family oxidoreductase; translated protein: MKTKNNDVSRRDFLKTSAVTGAASLVAISHRAHAQGSDKVRVGLIGCGGRGTGAGIIDCAMSSPGIELVALGDLFQDRMDKAPELIKGNLAKRQLPVDDIYKVTPEKMFVGFDAYQKVIDAGVDAVILTTPPFFRPEHFRAAVAAGKHCFVEKPIAVDPVGVRGFIETADKAKEKNLSVVAGTQMRRARHIMDAMKRMHDGEIGELVGGQCVRIGDGMLEWYGDLKQPKPDMSEMEYQIRRWLFMTWLSGDFIVEMHVHNLDLMNWAFNAHPVQCIANGGRQVRTAPEYGDVYDHFAAEFEYPNGVRVEYMGGQTDGVSTRNDMRYVGTKARAYVDFGGAYFEGGVNYKYDGPSMDPAVQEYADFIGSIRNNQPINEGRQVAESTMTAIMARMSAYTGRAMKWDWVMNASKLDLSPEKLELGPHPLGPIPMPGVTKLI
- a CDS encoding tetratricopeptide repeat protein codes for the protein MRKGLEPVLLFLVAVLVYLPALRNDFVNYDDHLYVTNNLQTQAGLTWQGTAWAFRTLHGSNWMPLTWLSHMLDAQLFGMNPAGHHATNIVFHAANTLLLYLALRRMTGAPDRAFVVAALFAIHPLHVESVAWVAERKDVLCGFFFMTALWTYAAYAARPSLIRYAAVTVLFALGLMSKSMIVTLPCVLLLLDYWPLDRLRGQWIECVIEKLPWFLLSAMASFMAFFAQARGGSVSDFTDYSLPVRIANAATAYAGYLWKTIRPFDLAVFYPHPGNTIPFPVVFGAALFLFTVTMAVLLVARRIPYAITGWFWYLGMLVPVIGLVQIGRQAMADRYTYLPLIGLFIMATWGVGEVWRARRLPPAILRIAVFVLLAALSVRTVEQIGVWEDSETLFRHALAVTRNNEEALYSLGCAYLDAERYEDAARQFEAALRIEPNHVECITNLGIVMDKLGHSSTAIDLFHRSLRIRPDHHNTLMNLGVCLLNAGKKAEAAPYLEKAVTLRPDDPDARNNYGMLLLQLGHVEEGISHVRYFLALNPDRLDIRRLLGKACMRSGHFQEAVEQFAAIAAALPNNADAAANLGLALASANRFQEAAEALRSACALSPDDMDLRFNYANALLRAGQRNEAIQALVELVNRRPNDADAHYLLGMALEESGKHEEAANHFIETLRHEPGHDGALAYLKKIKEAMP